A stretch of DNA from Halorubrum sp. BOL3-1:
TCAGACTGAATCGCCGACTTCGAACCGTGATACGGCGGATTCTCTCGGTCCGACGGCGTCGGACGCGGCCGCCGCGATCGCCGGTGACGAGGCGTCCTCCGGACGGTTGGTGGTCGTCTGCGGACTCCCCGGCGTCGGCAAGACGACCGTCGCCGAGCGGATCGCCGGCCACGTCGACGGCCGGATCCGCCGGACCGACGTGATCCGGAAAGAGCTGTTCGACGACCCCGAGTACACCGACGCGGAGACGGAGGCCGTCTACGCCGAGCTCCTCTCTCGCGCTCGCGACGACATCGACGCGGGCGACGCGGTCGTCCTCGACGCGACGTTCGCGGACGATCCCTTTCGGGCGGAGGCCCGCGAGACGGCCGCCGAGACCGCGGCGTCGTTCGACCTCGTCGAGGTCGCCTGCGACGAGGATGTCGTCGAACGACGGATCGAGCGTCGAGACGGGATCAGCGACGCGGACTTCGAGATCCACCTCCAGTTCAAGGAGCTGTTCGACGAGGTCGCGAGCGACCACGTCGTCGTCGATAACTCGGGGACGCAAGCGGAGACGTTCGCGCAGGTCGACGCCGCGTTCGCCGAGGGTGAGACCGCCGACCGCCCGCCGCGGTCGGTGGCGGTCACGGACGCGGAGTGAAGACGAGTTCGATGTGTGAACGAATCGCGTGACGAGCGGGCGCACACGTCTCAAATCACTTATACGGGCGAACGCACAACGGAAGGTATGAGCGAAGAATCCGGGCGGAAGAACCTGCGAATGCCCAACGACGACGAAGTGTTCGCCGTGGTGACGGAGCACCTCGGCGGCAACCACGTTCAGCTGCGTTGCGCCGACGGCGAGGAGCGGCTCGGCCGGATCCCCGGTCGAATGAAGTACCGGACGTGGATCAGCGAGGGCGACGTCGTTCTCGCGGAACCGTGGGACTGGCAGGACGAGAAGGCGAACGTCGAGTGGCGGTACGAGGACGAGGACGCCGACCAGCTCCGCCGCGAAGGACACATCCAGTAGTCGCACAGTAGCCACATCCAGTAGTCGCACAGTAGCCACATCCAGTAGTCGCACGGTACGGATTCGCGCCGCGCGACCGACGATTCCCTGCTGCGTATCCCCTTCCGTCTGCCGGGTCTCCTTGACGTCTCCCGTCCACGGCTGTCCGTTTCGGTACGGCCCGAATTTCTGAGCGGGTTCGGACCCTGGTAGCCTCCCGTCCCGCACTAAGTTCTCGGACGGAGAGGCAGACTTCGTTTTGATTCGTAGTATTGTGGTTTCTATCCAAAACTATTATTATCGCGAGGCTCGTATCCACTGGTATGAGTTCGACTGAGACCACTTCCGAAGAGCCGATCCGGTTGACCGACACCGACGCGTTCGACGCGCACGTTGCCGACCACGACGTCGTCCTCGTCGACTTCTACGCCGACTGGTGCGGTCCGTGTCAGATGATGGAGCCGGCGGTCGAGGCGGTCGCGAGCGACACCGAGGCGGCGGTGCTGAAGGTCGACGTCGACGAACACCAGGCGCTGGCCGGCGAGTACGGCGTTCAGGGTATCCCGACCCTGCTCGTGTTCTCGGACGGCGAGATAGCCGATCAGATGGTCGGCGCGCAGACCGAACAGGCGCTCGTCGACGCGGTCGCCGAGCCCTCCGCCTGAATCGCGTCGCATCGCGTTCGCCCGACAGCCGCCGATCCCGGACCACGGAAATCGACAGCATGAGAACGATAAAACTCGACGACGACGGTATGACCCCGAGAGAGCTCCGCGCGGACATCCCCGCGCTCGGCGACGCGGCGTACTTCAACTTCGGCGCGCACGGTCCGAGCCCCGAGTACGTCGTTGAGGCGGCCGCCTCGTTCGTCGAGGACCACGAGTACGGCTCCGCGACGACCGACCCGTACGACAGCGCCTTCGGGACGTACGAGGAAGTCCGCGAGCGGATCGCTTCCTTCGTCGGCGCCGAGCCCGAGGAGATAGCGCTCACGGAGAGCACGACCGACGGGATCACTCGCGTCGCGGGCGCGGTCGACTGGGAGCCGGGCGATGTCGTCGTCCGGACCGACCTCGAACACCCGGCCGGGGTCCTTCCGTGGAAGCGGCTTGAACGCGAAGGCGTCGAGGTGCGAGTCTTGGAGACCGAGGACGGCCGCGTCGACCGCGACGCCTACGCCGAGGCGGTCGCGGACGCCCGGCTCGTCTGCTTCAGCGCGATCACGTGGACGCACGGGACCCGGCTCCCGGTCGCTGACCTCGTCGAGATCGCCGACGACGCCGGCGCGTTCACCCTCGTCGACGCGGTCCAGTCGCCCGGGCAGGTCGCGATGGACGTGAGCGAGTGGGGCGCCGACGCGGTCGCGGCCGCCGGTCACAAGTGGACGCTCGGTCCGTGGGGTGCGGGCTTCCTCTACGTCGACCGCGACGCCGCGACCGACCTCGCGCCGCGCGCGGTCGGCTACCGGAGCGTCGAGGACCCGACCGGCGACGAGATCGAGTTCAAGCCCGCCGCGGGGCGCTTCGAGGTGGGAACGACGACCGCCGCGGCCCACGTCGGACTCGTCGAGGCGCTCGACGCGGTCGACGCGGTCGGGCTCGATGCGATCGAGTCGCGGATCGAGTCGCTCACCGACCGGCTGAAGGCGGGCGTCCCGGACGACCGACTGCTGAGTCCGCGGGCGTACGAGTCGGGTCTCGTCACGATCGACGTCGACGACCCGGAGGCGACCGTCGAGCGCCTCGCCGACGAGGGCGTCGTCGTCCGGTCGCTGCCGGGTCCGGACGGGGTCCGGGCGTCGATCCATGCCGTCTCGACGGAGTCGGAGGTCGACCGACTCGTCGACGCGCTCAACCGGGAATGGTGAGGCCGGTTCCGACCGATCGATCGCGTTTTATCGCTCCGCGCACAAGACCGCGCATGGGTTTTCACACGTTCGACGCCGAGCGGGCGGAGCGACTGGAGCGGCCCGGTCGGTACCGGTGGGTGTCCGCGGAGGAACTGGTCGGTCCGCTCGTCGCGGCCGACGCCGAGGTCGCCGCCGACCTCGGCAGCGGCACCGGTTTTTATACCGATGAAGTGGCGCCGCACGTCGAGACCGTCTACGGCGTCGACGTCCAGTCGGAGATGCACGACCGCTACCGCGAGAAAGGGACGCCGGAGAACGTCGAACTCGTCGCGAGCGACGTAGCCGACCTCCCGTTCGCGGACGGCGAACTCGACGCCGCCTGCTCGACGATGACCTACCACGAGTTCGCGAGCGACGCGGCCGTTGCGGAGGTCGCGCGCGTCGTCCGAC
This window harbors:
- a CDS encoding AAA family ATPase, whose product is MSDRGGRAPDQTESPTSNRDTADSLGPTASDAAAAIAGDEASSGRLVVVCGLPGVGKTTVAERIAGHVDGRIRRTDVIRKELFDDPEYTDAETEAVYAELLSRARDDIDAGDAVVLDATFADDPFRAEARETAAETAASFDLVEVACDEDVVERRIERRDGISDADFEIHLQFKELFDEVASDHVVVDNSGTQAETFAQVDAAFAEGETADRPPRSVAVTDAE
- a CDS encoding translation initiation factor eIF-1A translates to MSEESGRKNLRMPNDDEVFAVVTEHLGGNHVQLRCADGEERLGRIPGRMKYRTWISEGDVVLAEPWDWQDEKANVEWRYEDEDADQLRREGHIQ
- the trxA gene encoding thioredoxin; the encoded protein is MSSTETTSEEPIRLTDTDAFDAHVADHDVVLVDFYADWCGPCQMMEPAVEAVASDTEAAVLKVDVDEHQALAGEYGVQGIPTLLVFSDGEIADQMVGAQTEQALVDAVAEPSA
- a CDS encoding aminotransferase class V-fold PLP-dependent enzyme, translated to MRTIKLDDDGMTPRELRADIPALGDAAYFNFGAHGPSPEYVVEAAASFVEDHEYGSATTDPYDSAFGTYEEVRERIASFVGAEPEEIALTESTTDGITRVAGAVDWEPGDVVVRTDLEHPAGVLPWKRLEREGVEVRVLETEDGRVDRDAYAEAVADARLVCFSAITWTHGTRLPVADLVEIADDAGAFTLVDAVQSPGQVAMDVSEWGADAVAAAGHKWTLGPWGAGFLYVDRDAATDLAPRAVGYRSVEDPTGDEIEFKPAAGRFEVGTTTAAAHVGLVEALDAVDAVGLDAIESRIESLTDRLKAGVPDDRLLSPRAYESGLVTIDVDDPEATVERLADEGVVVRSLPGPDGVRASIHAVSTESEVDRLVDALNREW
- a CDS encoding class I SAM-dependent methyltransferase — its product is MGFHTFDAERAERLERPGRYRWVSAEELVGPLVAADAEVAADLGSGTGFYTDEVAPHVETVYGVDVQSEMHDRYREKGTPENVELVASDVADLPFADGELDAACSTMTYHEFASDAAVAEVARVVRPGGVVVTFDWAGDGAGEEGPPVEERFTAADAVAALEAAGFEVVSASTRTETFGVVARAP